A section of the Raphanus sativus cultivar WK10039 unplaced genomic scaffold, ASM80110v3 Scaffold0358, whole genome shotgun sequence genome encodes:
- the LOC108845557 gene encoding uncharacterized protein LOC108845557 — translation MAYRTNFDQTPPFSIAPRQWWSRPMMTIPPSTERDSNCKEMAAMCAPFCGGIFTFVLIILILSFIDKAHLHAKISLQSLAVSSATWQGDFLVKKTELEGNRSDVVSGDLDIKLMAKHKPYMGCDEAGHLNIRCQNVNRGREKIICESSFTDLKLLILRRPQGSWSGGTIGYLD, via the exons atggCTTACCGAACCAACTTTGATCAAACGCCACCATTCTCCATTGCTCCTCGTCAGTGGTGGTCACGTCCCATGATGACTATCCCGCCATCTACTGAACGTGACTCCAATTGCAAAGAAATGGCGGCTATGTGTGCACCCTTCTGCGGCGGCATATTCACCTTTGTCCTCATTATCTTGATATTATCCTTCATCGACAAAGCTCACCTCCACGCCAAAATCTCCCTCCAGTCCCTCGCAGTCTCCTCCGCCACGTGGCAAGGCGATTTTCTCGTGAAAAAAACCGAGCTCGAG GGGAATCGAAGCGACGTCGTTTCAGGAGATCTGGACATCAAACTCATGGCGAAGCATAAGCCTTATATGGGTTGTGATGAAGCTGGACACTTAAATATACGGTGCCAAAATGTGAATCGAGGCCGTGAGAAGATTATATGTGAATCCTCTTTTACAGATTTGAAGTTGTTGATATTAAGGAGACCACAAGGTTCATGGTCCGGAGGGACAATTGGATATCTCGACTAg